In Myripristis murdjan chromosome 18, fMyrMur1.1, whole genome shotgun sequence, the sequence ACACAGTCACCAACAagacaacaagaacaacagagACGGAGCCAGAATGGGATGGCATGTGATGAAATGGCATGAGTTTGGGGGTTTCCACAGTGTCTATAATTGTAGGCACAGTGGGAATGACTTCCGCTTTATTGACTCAAAGTTTAATATGTATCCACCCTCCTGCAGAGAAATACTGAGGAAAGCCACTTCCTTCActgtttctttccctccctctcctcctgatTCTTTTCCCCCTTGTTAAATGTGACCAGGAGAAGAGGACGTGCTGCCAGGCAGCTTTAAATCTGATCACTCACCTAAAACTGGCTAAACAGAGAACAGGAGCTGTCAGATCCTGTCTTGACAAGGTTAAAAATCAGGTAGTATAGTTTGTCGATGCTGTGTAATTACCCGCCGAGGTTGGGTTTCGTTTGGCTTCAGTTCAAAAGCATGAGCAGTGGGTTTGCTCCATGCCACTGAAAGCACAGCCAGGTGATTAAAAGGGCAAGATTAAGAGATTAAACTCGGGTTTCAACGGCGACACTGCCGAGTACACGCTAAAGAACCTGAGTGTTTCTATCCCTATCAATCTTGTCCGTCCCCGCTGCTGTGCCAGGAGGAATGCTTGAACCTTTTCAACTTCACGCTCTTGGTCTATAGGTGCATCTCAAAAAAATCGAATATTATGGAAAAGTAAATTatttctgtaatttaattcaaaaagtgaaattttCATGTATTCTTGATTCATTACGCATAAAGGGaaatatttcaagcctttttcTTATGGCTTACAgttcatgaaaatcaaaaatccagtatctcaaaatattataatattacatAAGACCAATCAAAAAAGGATTTATAATGCATAAATGTCGACCTTCTGAAAAGCATATTCATTTATGCACTCAACACTTGGTCGGGACTCCTCTTGCATCAATGACTGCATCAGTGCCGCATGGCATGGAGGCGATcagcctgtggctctgctggGGTGTTATTGAGGCCCAGACTGCTTTGATAGCGGCCTTCAGCTCGTCTGCACTGTAACAGTTCAGTGTCCCTCCCTCAAGGAGCTTCCAAAAGATTTGAGGTTAAACAAGCAGTGCAGCAGGGTTGTTCGTGCTCcggtttattatttattttagttgcaGAATTTTTGGCGATTTTCCTAAAAAATAGCCCTGACATAGAGCCCTTCAGTGTGTGCAGAAACTATCTGTACATCTTAGTCAAGAATTCAGAACAGATCCCTCGGCTAATAAAGAAGATACACAAGTTTTCTTAAGCTTTTGCCAGATTTGACCATCCTCTGATTTGTATTAGATTCCAGTTAAAAAGGACGTGAAATATTTAGGAGTGGTTTTAACAAATTTTAtatacagtgtgtctgtggagtgTGATTTAGTGGATTACTGTTCTTCTTCACCTATCCCATTGCTAACCGGAGCTGCAGCACTCTGACATATGGACATATGGAAACATATGGACACGTAACATGTGATTGTCTGCTGGCAGCTGACAGAAACCAGCCAGCTGCAGCAGGGAGTCGTGTCAGTGTCAGAGGCAAAATACTCGGCAGCCAAACAATGTGTGTCACTTCAACTACACTCACGCCAAAGAGTCGTATGAAagtcatttgaaaacacatgttttttttttaacaggcagAGAGGTTGAGGTGAAAGATCAAAGGTTACCAGAGTAGTGGTAGTCTTCTGTTGGTGAGCACTGTGAGAACAGCAGCATCTCCAGTGTagcctgagagagaggagagacgaggagggaggagggagggagggaaatacaTGGGGGAGAGATGACAGCTGAGGCATGCAATGGTTATGGAGAGAAACAACTGACTatgaatgaaaaagacagaaagaaagaaagaaaaaagacagaaagaaggaaagaaagaaagaaagaaagacagaaaaagaccgAATGACTGACTGAGAGGCTGAGTAGGTGAGTGGataaagaaatgacaaaaataaacagttgAATGAATAAAGGGATATAAAaggatgagtgaatgaatgtatgCATGTCTGAATGATTGACACCCACCCCCCAACTCCTTACCATTGTATCTCCTTGACAGTAGTGCAGACAGTGCAGAGCCAGCTCTTTGTTACTGCCCCCTCCTGGCAGGCAGCTGGAACTGCACAATGACAACAGCTTCTCCActgggcccacacacacacacacacacacacacacacacacacacacacacagaattttaaacatatataatgcTTTGATCAGATTAAAACTTTCTCATCATATTAATCCTTCATccctcataaaaaaaatccttccttCCCACCTTTTATTTTAGGTCCTATATCTCTGTCATACAGGATTATTCTAGgcacacaaaatatttaatcCATCCACTGGTAAGTTGCTGTTGCTTTGACATTTTTGCCTCTATTGGTTGCTTGCAACATTATTGGCCCAGGTATTAAAGCACATGCTGCTACCATATCTACAATACTGTAGATGCTGCAGACAGCTAAGTGTCTGAAATGTGTCTATGAATGCAGTTTTAAGGAGAATCAGTAACAACAAGTGAAAGCAGGGCTTCATTTGGCACCATTCCAGGAAAAGTTTTTGATCACCAAGGCTCTCCTGTCTTGTAATGGTCCTTTTACCTTGGGCTTGTGAGTTGCAGTTCTCCTCCAGTTGCTCCCATGGTTTCCATAGCAATTGCTCCCTGGGAGATTCCTCCTCTGGCAACCACGCCCCTGCCTCCCCCCACTCTGGGAAGCAGGGAGGAAGCTCTGCCTGGAAGTCCTGACCCACGTTGATACACCTGGAGGCAGGAATgggcagtggaaaaaaacatgttgaggAGTGAAAGATGATGAAGCGATGACGACTGGTACAGAAGTacagacagaaaggagagagagtgaagagaaaTGATGTGAGGTAAtggtaaagaaaaacaaagacagacacagtaAATCTGTCAATCTAACAAAAGTCAGAAAAGCAAGGATTTTTTCTTGCCAATCGCAACCGCTGCAGCCCTGTGTTAGCACAGTGAAGACACTGTATCCTTAATCTTccattttttatcttttgctATCAACACATGATTTAATTTGAGTAGTTACAGTAGTAGTATTTAATTTCTTATGGTCTTCTTAGCTTCAGCATTTTACTCACGGTGATACACcacactcctcctccccttctcttcttgcctctgtttcctctctatGATGGAGTGATGATAGGGAGGAGTGGAGCCCTGCACCCTTGCGGGCTGGGTTGAGCATGGGTCGGGGAGTGTAGTGGCCCCTCCTCTTACCCCTGCTGGTGTGAAGGCTGCTGGGAAAGGGAGTTCCAGTGTAGACTGGAAGGGCTCCTTGCTGTGTGAACATtacaaaaagacatttttacaaaGTCTCTCTCCACTTAATATATAGTCAAAAGCAAGTATtgtgtctttttaaaatgttagtaTGGGTATAGTGGTAGAGTCATTGTGTTTATATGTTGCTTAACACAAGAGAATCAAAAGCTGTTCTTTTGCCACACATTCTCATTTCATAAGTATAAATCCATATTGGAGAAAAGTCACTGAGTCCTTATCTTTCTTTCAAGCCATAAAAAATTTTGGAAATGAGTTTGTGAAAATGGAAGTCATGGTCCTAAACCACGGTGGATTGAATTATGttccttaaatttcccctgaaGTAGCTTGAAATTTAGAAGAAAAGTATTTGTCCCTTATTGAGCAAAAAAGTCACATACATATCCTGTATCTGCCAGTTGCAGTGTTGCATTGAAACTGcatcacacttacattgagTGAGTTGAAAAGGATAATTGTGCTGCCAGATTAAGTTGTGGacctgattttgtgtgttttttgagtgGGGAATGATGATTCTGGAGTCTGGAGGAGATAATGTTTGGCTGACAAtaaggtaggaaaaaaaaaacaaccaaaataactTATGTGCTGAAGAGATGTGTCCTAGAGTGCAAGTTTACTCAAGTTGATTcccatgatttaaaaaaaaaaaaaaaagtaaaggaagCTTGTGTCTAAAATATGTGGTGCAACCTGGATCAACCACCATGTATGCAAAATGTCTCTGTCATTGTCTGTCAGCTGGACCAATTACAGTCTTAAACTGGTGTTCTACCTTtagatgtgattggctgagcggTCCATTCTTCACTTCCTGGGAGACCTTATAAGGAGCTAGCTTTTCCCCTGCGTCAGAATGTGGACTGGAGAGGTGAGATGGATGAGGGGGAGGATGATGGGAAGGACGGATAGATGGACTACTGGAGTGACTGACGGGTCTGGATGGAAGGGCGGATGAATGATGggatgaggaggtgaggaaCGATGACTCTGCAGTCTGAAGGATGTTATGTTGGGctgagaataagaaaaaaaaattggggaagacaaagtaaaagaaaacaaattgttAGCCTGAACAGAGGCCGACGACATGCTCAGGTGACTCCTGATAATAAAATACTGACATTGGGGGAAGAGACAATGTAATGTTTCACCAGTGTGGCATTGTCACTGATCGGTAGTGTGTATATCCTTGAGcattatgtctgtgtgtattttgctcTCTTTACATTATCTGGGTCAGTTCACAGAGAACTacaccacaaatacacacttttGCTAACTTGAACTTGATTCAGAATCTGGCACTTTCCAGGTACATAGATTATACAAccatctcattaaaaaaaaaaaaaaaaaaaaaagttacaaaacagaaaatacaggggaaaaaaattgtatGTCTTGGCCTCTCTAGAACCTGATGATCTCACGGCATACAAATAAAGTCAGTTACTTATCTGCAGAAACAGGAAGGTCGGGTGTTACATCACAGCAGGACAGAGGCTGTGTGTTATATGATTGGAGTGCAGCTGAAAATGACACTTATTTCAGCTGacatttaattcagtttatGATCTACTATCCTGTGTATGATTAGCTGTGAGGCATGGCCGTGGGGTAAAAAAGCATGTCAGTTTCGGTTCATTTGTGTCAGTTACACACTTGGAAAACTTCTGTCTTATCTTTTATCTCTGTTTTATTGCAATAATACCTCTGTTTGTTTAGGAATATGATTGTTATGGTTTCATATTTTAAGATGATGTATGCATTTGTCATGTAGGTCCAAGTGGCTGACACAGGCTTGTGGCTAAAACAATTCAAAGCGAGCACACATAAATTGTTTTACCTGTGATGTTGTTATATTCGCTACAATGGGAGGGTCTGCTGCTGGAGTCGGCTGACGCCTGCGGAAAGCAGTGGGACAGCAGCGGAAACTTCCATAACATCCCAGGGGGGTGGACGGAGGGCAGAGACTGGAGACGAGAGGGGAAAAACTGGAGCGCGTCAAGTGATTCTCCCCCCTTCAAAGCAGAATGTCCATTTCCCCCGAATGCACCAGAGGACTCCATTttggtgggagagagggagggcggggGCAGAGGTGTGGGCGGAGGACTGAGAACTGAGGACATGAGGTGtgatggagggggaggagagaggagagggtggagagagggatgagtgGGCGgagatgaggagggagggaggtaggAGTCTGACATCGAATCGAAAGCACAGCTGCGCCTTGACTTGACTGATCCAGggctttctctttttccagcctCAATGTCCCATTTTCGTCCAAGGGAATCCCCACCTGGAATCGCGTGGAATCCCCTCTTCCGATGGGAGAAAAAAGCCTCGGAGAACGAGTCCAGTTTCTGAGTGTATGTCCCGCTGTTGACGCCTGCAGGTGATCTCTGCAGGTGGCACCCGGTGGCAAAAGCGTGGGAGTCCGCCCCGCCCCTGCACCTGGCCTCCCGAGGGTCTGTGCTCTGGCCGGTGGGAGACAGGCTCGCCCACGTCCCAGTCTCCAACTCTGCTGGTGGAAGCATTTCCTCGCCTGAGCTCCTGCTGGATCCAAAATCCTCTTCCCCGGCCAGGTAGCTATCACTCACTGCAGAATAACCATCTGTCCTACAGTCATCCACACTGCTGTCACTAAAGCTAACTGCAGCACCTTGACTGTAGacagcattttgtttgtttaagtgGCTGATATTAGCCTCCCTATAGTAAACTGTATCATTTTTGGCTTCACAGTTAGGCTGCACATAGGCATTGTGATTTTCTTGAACTCTAGCATTGCAGCCGCCTACAGCAAAACTGCTAACACCGTCCCTTCCATCCTCACGACCACAGTTCCTGGTGTAAAACACATCATGTGTGTTACCGTAGCCATTGCCTTTACCATAAACATCATCCGCTGTGCTTTCACAACTCTCGCCGTCATCCCACACCTCTTCCTTTATATTAGTACTGTACCATGTGTTAGCAAAATGACCCCCTGACCCGCTTTCTCCACCAAGATGGCCTCCTAAGCTACCATCTCCATCCA encodes:
- the LOC115377096 gene encoding transcriptional-regulating factor 1-like, with the protein product MEDHSSTHTFPNLHHHPHRPSLHRSVSSLQSPEVGYPSSQPPLDILEQYGGRGEQCTTPFPTSSTSSVGRRESGGGGRGGLDGDGSLGGHLGGESGSGGHFANTWYSTNIKEEVWDDGESCESTADDVYGKGNGYGNTHDVFYTRNCGREDGRDGVSSFAVGGCNARVQENHNAYVQPNCEAKNDTVYYREANISHLNKQNAVYSQGAAVSFSDSSVDDCRTDGYSAVSDSYLAGEEDFGSSRSSGEEMLPPAELETGTWASLSPTGQSTDPREARCRGGADSHAFATGCHLQRSPAGVNSGTYTQKLDSFSEAFFSHRKRGFHAIPGGDSLGRKWDIEAGKRESPGSVKSRRSCAFDSMSDSYLPPSSSPPTHPSLHPLLSPPPPSHLMSSVLSPPPTPLPPPSLSPTKMESSGAFGGNGHSALKGGESLDALQFFPSRLQSLPSVHPPGMLWKFPLLSHCFPQASADSSSRPSHCSEYNNITAQHNILQTAESSFLTSSSHHSSALPSRPVSHSSSPSIRPSHHPPPHPSHLSSPHSDAGEKLAPYKVSQEVKNGPLSQSHLKQGALPVYTGTPFPSSLHTSRGKRRGHYTPRPMLNPARKGAGLHSSLSSLHHREETEARREGEEECGVSPCINVGQDFQAELPPCFPEWGEAGAWLPEEESPREQLLWKPWEQLEENCNSQAQVEKLLSLCSSSCLPGGGSNKELALHCLHYCQGDTMATLEMLLFSQCSPTEDYHYSGSDVWTDSERNLFTASLVTYGKDFSLIQKMVRTKTVCQCIEFYYLSKKLLDKQKKQTEEEEEDRDAATEPQTSVVSVPQPMNRQFGLEEAVPVTPLASFFPCKLCGKMFYKIKSRNAHMKIHRQPQEDWSDRRFQHQLLTHRLALSLPANCTPTPGNSLLQPQAPSAVFPSSGAAGTPSSNGNPIVLNPASVANTNSGILDHVATVTYSNVSNPSSHLITNIDTSDSGESQRGPSNIVAFHQSWGSFGLSPDPVTFYSIPEVKEAVGLATGGGKEPVNWQ